A section of the Rossellomorea marisflavi genome encodes:
- the rpoD gene encoding RNA polymerase sigma factor RpoD, giving the protein MAEKSARSKQIASELTVDQVKEFLVNQGKKRGVLTYEDIADKLSGFELDSDQMDEFYEHLGEQSIEIIKESDEDDDPSAPELAKEEEEEEEFNLNDLSVPPGVKINDPVRMYLKEIGRVDLLSAEEEINLAERIEEGDEEAKRRLAEANLRLVVSIAKRYVGRGMLFLDLIQEGNMGLIKAVEKFDYRKGFKFSTYATWWIRQAITRAIADQARTIRIPVHMVETINKLIRVQRQLLQDLGREPAPEEIAEEMDLTPEKVREILKIAQEPVSLETPIGEEDDSHLGDFIEDAEAQSPSEHAAYELLKEQLEDVLDTLTDREENVLRLRFGLDDGRTRTLEEVGKVFGVTRERIRQIEAKALRKLRHPSRSKRLKDFLE; this is encoded by the coding sequence ATGGCTGAAAAGTCCGCGCGTTCCAAACAAATAGCGTCTGAATTGACCGTTGATCAGGTGAAAGAATTTTTAGTGAATCAGGGTAAGAAGAGAGGTGTCCTCACGTATGAGGATATCGCCGATAAACTATCGGGCTTCGAATTGGACTCTGATCAAATGGATGAATTTTACGAGCACTTAGGTGAACAAAGCATCGAAATCATCAAAGAAAGTGATGAAGATGACGATCCGAGTGCCCCTGAATTGGCAAAGGAAGAGGAAGAGGAAGAGGAATTCAATCTGAATGACCTCAGTGTCCCTCCCGGCGTCAAAATAAATGATCCGGTCCGTATGTATCTGAAAGAAATCGGAAGGGTCGACCTGCTATCAGCAGAAGAAGAAATCAATCTTGCCGAAAGAATCGAAGAAGGGGACGAAGAGGCGAAGCGCCGCCTTGCAGAAGCCAACCTTCGACTTGTGGTCAGTATTGCGAAGCGTTATGTCGGTCGGGGTATGTTATTCCTTGATTTGATCCAGGAAGGGAATATGGGCCTTATTAAAGCGGTTGAGAAATTTGATTACCGCAAGGGGTTCAAATTCAGTACGTACGCCACTTGGTGGATCCGTCAGGCCATCACCCGTGCCATCGCTGACCAGGCCAGGACGATCCGTATCCCTGTCCATATGGTGGAGACCATCAATAAACTGATTCGTGTCCAACGCCAGCTTCTTCAAGATCTCGGTCGGGAGCCCGCGCCTGAAGAAATAGCAGAAGAAATGGACCTTACACCGGAAAAAGTAAGGGAAATCCTGAAAATTGCCCAAGAACCTGTTTCATTGGAAACACCGATCGGGGAAGAGGATGATTCACATCTCGGCGACTTCATTGAGGATGCAGAAGCACAGTCACCATCAGAGCATGCTGCTTACGAACTTTTGAAGGAACAGCTCGAGGATGTACTCGATACCTTGACAGACCGTGAAGAAAACGTTCTGCGTCTTCGCTTTGGACTTGATGACGGAAGGACCCGTACCTTGGAAGAAGTCGGAAAAGTTTTCGGTGTTACCAGGGAACGGATTCGACAGATCGAAGCGAAAGCTCTGCGCAAACTACGCCATCCAAGCAGAAGCAAACGTTTGAAAGATTTCCTCGAATAG
- the dnaG gene encoding DNA primase — MSERIPEEKLNKILSSTDIVDVVSDYVQLKKQGRNYFGLCPFHGENTPSFSVSPDKQIFHCFGCGAGGNAFTFLMDVDGMSFQEAAQKLGEKVGEEIDVTPSTPNVDHAQLEDEKRMIEAHELLSKFYHHLLLNTKEGQDALEYLLARGFTTESIRKFKIGWSLPNWDFTVKFLEKRGYPLELMEEAGLLVRRERDQSFLDRFRGRIMFPIQNPKGDTVAFSGRSLQKGDEPKYLNSPETKIFNKSKILYHYHGARASIRRKQQAILFEGFADVISANEAEVENGIATMGTSLTEQQIGLIKRLTDTVVICYDGDSAGIEAAFRAGNLLTNHGMNIRIAAIPEQLDPDDYISTYGSEKFQQDVIGAALTFMAFKLRYYKLNKNLNDEGDRLAYIEEVLKEIVGLSSAVEKDFYLRNLADEFDLSLDALQQQMGQTGAPRSKKVQQSPAPVAAPFNRKSQLLPAYQNAERRLIAHMMRDPNIAYKVQDWLAGVSLNVDEHQAIITYLLGYYEEGLPPGARGFIGYLSDERLRRVVTEIEMMSISEECTDDELMDYVKQVLKHQKMLKIKEKEQERKEAERRNDYRKEVEIAMEILQLRKSL, encoded by the coding sequence GTGTCAGAAAGAATCCCTGAAGAGAAGCTGAATAAAATTTTATCATCCACGGACATCGTGGATGTTGTAAGCGACTATGTGCAACTGAAGAAACAGGGTCGAAACTATTTTGGGCTCTGCCCATTTCATGGAGAGAACACTCCATCTTTTTCTGTTTCACCTGATAAACAAATCTTCCATTGCTTCGGCTGCGGTGCGGGGGGTAACGCCTTTACATTCCTTATGGATGTAGACGGCATGTCCTTCCAGGAAGCAGCTCAAAAGCTTGGTGAGAAGGTTGGAGAGGAAATTGACGTCACGCCTTCCACCCCGAATGTAGATCATGCTCAACTTGAAGACGAGAAGAGGATGATCGAGGCCCATGAACTTTTGAGTAAATTTTACCATCATTTGCTCCTTAATACAAAAGAGGGTCAGGATGCACTGGAATATTTGCTTGCCAGGGGGTTCACAACCGAAAGCATCCGGAAGTTCAAAATCGGTTGGTCGCTTCCCAATTGGGATTTCACAGTCAAGTTTCTGGAAAAGAGGGGATATCCCCTCGAACTCATGGAAGAGGCCGGGCTCCTGGTCAGAAGGGAAAGGGACCAATCCTTCCTGGACCGGTTCAGGGGCAGGATCATGTTTCCCATCCAGAACCCCAAAGGAGACACGGTCGCCTTTTCGGGACGGAGCCTCCAAAAAGGCGATGAACCGAAATACTTGAACAGTCCGGAGACGAAAATCTTCAATAAGAGTAAAATCCTCTATCATTACCATGGTGCTCGGGCCTCAATCAGGCGGAAACAGCAGGCGATCCTCTTTGAAGGGTTTGCAGACGTCATTTCCGCAAACGAGGCGGAAGTCGAGAATGGGATCGCCACAATGGGGACCTCCTTGACCGAGCAACAGATCGGACTGATCAAACGACTCACGGATACCGTCGTGATTTGTTATGACGGCGACTCTGCGGGGATCGAAGCCGCGTTCAGGGCAGGAAATCTCCTGACGAACCACGGCATGAATATCCGCATCGCCGCCATTCCGGAGCAGCTCGACCCCGATGACTACATCTCCACCTATGGATCCGAAAAGTTTCAGCAGGATGTAATAGGGGCGGCTCTGACATTCATGGCGTTCAAACTCCGCTATTACAAGCTGAATAAAAACCTGAATGATGAAGGAGATCGGCTCGCCTATATCGAAGAGGTACTCAAGGAAATCGTCGGCTTGAGCAGTGCCGTTGAAAAAGACTTCTATCTGAGAAACCTCGCCGATGAGTTTGATCTATCGCTGGATGCCCTGCAGCAGCAGATGGGGCAGACAGGAGCACCCCGGTCAAAGAAGGTACAACAAAGCCCCGCACCCGTGGCTGCTCCCTTCAACCGGAAGTCACAGCTCCTTCCTGCATATCAAAATGCCGAAAGGCGCTTAATCGCCCATATGATGAGGGACCCCAACATTGCGTATAAGGTTCAGGATTGGCTTGCAGGTGTCAGTCTCAACGTAGATGAGCACCAGGCGATCATCACCTATCTTCTCGGGTATTATGAAGAAGGCCTGCCACCAGGCGCCCGCGGATTCATTGGCTATCTGAGCGATGAGCGTTTGAGGCGGGTGGTGACGGAGATCGAAATGATGTCCATCAGCGAAGAATGCACCGATGATGAACTGATGGATTATGTGAAACAGGTCTTAAAACATCAAAAGATGTTGAAGATAAAGGAAAAAGAACAGGAAAGAAAAGAAGCTGAGAGAAGAAATGATTATCGCAAGGAAGTAGAGATTGCGATGGAAATCTTACAGCTGCGTAAGTCTTTATAG